The following coding sequences are from one Rathayibacter sp. VKM Ac-2760 window:
- the ugpC gene encoding sn-glycerol-3-phosphate ABC transporter ATP-binding protein UgpC, translating into MASVTYDHASRVYPGATRASVDKLNLEVGDGEFLVLVGPSGCGKSTSLRMLAGLEEVNEGRILIGDRNVTDVPPKDRDIAMVFQNYALYPHMSVAENMGFALKIAGINKDERAARVLEAAKMLDLEPYLNRKPKALSGGQRQRVAMGRAIVRKPQVFLMDEPLSNLDAKLRVQTRTQIGTLQRRLGITTVYVTHDQTEALTMGDRIAVLKDGLLQQVGTPRDLYENPNNVFVAGFIGSPAMNLFHADVTDGGVKFGDTVLPIAREALAKTTQKVVTLGVRPEDVTVSTQPGGLPIEVDLIEELGSDGYLYGHTEVEGRRTDIVARVDGRVHPTAGDRVYVTANHRVHIFDGESGLRLS; encoded by the coding sequence ATGGCGTCCGTAACCTATGACCACGCGTCCCGCGTCTACCCCGGGGCCACGCGTGCCTCGGTCGACAAGCTGAACCTCGAAGTCGGAGACGGCGAGTTCCTCGTCCTCGTCGGCCCCTCGGGCTGCGGCAAGTCCACCTCCCTGCGCATGCTCGCCGGCCTCGAAGAGGTCAACGAGGGTCGCATCCTGATCGGCGATCGCAACGTCACGGACGTTCCGCCGAAGGACCGCGACATCGCGATGGTGTTCCAGAACTACGCGCTCTACCCGCACATGTCGGTCGCGGAGAACATGGGCTTCGCGCTCAAGATCGCCGGCATCAACAAGGACGAGCGCGCCGCGCGGGTCCTCGAGGCCGCGAAGATGCTCGACCTCGAGCCCTACCTCAACCGCAAGCCGAAGGCCCTCTCGGGTGGCCAGCGTCAGCGCGTCGCGATGGGTCGCGCCATCGTCCGCAAGCCGCAGGTGTTCCTCATGGACGAGCCGCTGTCGAACCTCGACGCCAAGCTCCGCGTCCAGACCCGCACGCAGATCGGCACGCTCCAGCGCCGCCTGGGCATCACCACCGTCTACGTCACCCACGACCAGACCGAGGCCCTCACCATGGGCGACCGCATCGCGGTCCTCAAGGACGGGCTGCTCCAGCAGGTCGGCACGCCCCGCGACCTCTACGAGAACCCGAACAACGTCTTCGTGGCCGGCTTCATCGGCTCGCCCGCGATGAACCTGTTCCACGCGGACGTCACCGACGGCGGCGTGAAGTTCGGCGACACGGTCCTGCCGATCGCCCGCGAGGCGCTCGCGAAGACCACCCAGAAGGTCGTCACGCTCGGCGTGCGCCCCGAGGACGTCACCGTCTCGACCCAGCCCGGCGGCCTGCCGATCGAGGTCGACCTGATCGAGGAGCTCGGCTCGGACGGCTACCTCTACGGCCACACCGAGGTCGAGGGTCGCCGCACCGACATCGTCGCGCGCGTCGACGGCCGCGTGCACCCGACCGCGGGCGACCGCGTCTACGTGACCGCGAACCACCGCGTGCACATCTTCGACGGCGAGTCGGGACTGCGCCTCTCCTAG
- a CDS encoding acyltransferase yields the protein MKPTVPRPVVGPPIFEGVQVLRFVAALLVVVTHSRFYAKELLDDSIVVAGGGFLGVTLFFIISGFVMTITAAPFDVPGGWRFFAVRRLVRIVPMYWIATTLKIAAILVVPGAVLQAGFTPWSGVASYLLLPTRNPDGDVAPLLGVGWTLTFEMFFYVVFALGLLLRRDVLVFASTVMILVASGQLVRGDEGWPTWAFYFDGIVLYFVIGMVLGRIVLRPDARRRLLVALGVAVGLIVAGAFTPDGVSWEHDGLARKGMVAGVFVVVLLAEPLVERFREQAVTDGFLLRPLRYLGDASYSLYLFHPLIGPAVPAALAVIGLRSGALSVVGSVTVSIVSGAVIHRVVEKPITRKLRGLRYAGLPAAGSSPPLAPERPAG from the coding sequence ATGAAGCCGACCGTTCCGCGGCCCGTCGTCGGGCCACCGATCTTCGAGGGTGTGCAGGTCCTGCGCTTCGTCGCAGCCCTCCTCGTCGTCGTGACGCACAGCAGGTTCTACGCGAAGGAGCTCCTCGACGACTCGATCGTGGTCGCGGGCGGCGGCTTCCTGGGTGTCACCCTGTTCTTCATCATCTCCGGCTTCGTGATGACGATCACCGCCGCACCGTTCGACGTGCCCGGCGGGTGGAGGTTCTTCGCCGTCCGGCGTCTGGTCCGCATCGTCCCGATGTACTGGATCGCCACCACGCTCAAGATCGCGGCGATCCTCGTCGTCCCGGGCGCGGTCCTGCAGGCCGGCTTCACGCCGTGGTCCGGTGTCGCCTCGTACCTCTTGCTGCCGACCCGCAATCCGGACGGCGATGTCGCTCCACTCCTCGGCGTCGGGTGGACCCTGACCTTCGAGATGTTCTTCTACGTCGTCTTCGCCCTCGGACTGCTCCTGCGACGCGACGTCCTCGTCTTCGCCTCGACCGTGATGATCCTCGTCGCGTCGGGTCAGCTCGTCCGCGGCGACGAAGGCTGGCCCACGTGGGCGTTCTACTTCGACGGCATCGTCCTGTACTTCGTCATCGGCATGGTCCTCGGCAGGATCGTCCTCCGGCCGGACGCGCGACGCCGGCTGCTCGTCGCGCTCGGTGTCGCGGTCGGCCTGATCGTCGCGGGCGCCTTCACGCCGGACGGCGTCTCCTGGGAGCACGACGGCCTCGCGAGGAAGGGGATGGTCGCGGGCGTCTTCGTGGTCGTGCTCCTCGCCGAACCACTGGTCGAGCGGTTCCGGGAGCAGGCCGTGACCGACGGATTCCTGCTGCGTCCCCTCCGCTACCTCGGCGACGCCTCGTACAGCCTCTACCTCTTCCACCCTCTGATCGGGCCCGCCGTCCCGGCGGCGCTCGCCGTCATCGGCCTCCGGTCGGGTGCGCTCTCCGTCGTCGGCTCCGTGACGGTGTCGATCGTCTCCGGAGCCGTCATCCATCGCGTCGTCGAGAAGCCGATCACCCGCAAGCTGCGAGGGCTGCGCTACGCGGGGCTGCCCGCGGCGGGGTCCAGTCCACCGCTGGCGCCGGAGCGCCCGGCGGGATGA
- a CDS encoding nitroreductase family protein, translated as MTVTATPVLEAVLARRSRSKVTAEAPGHEEIAAYVSAASRLADHSSLRPWRVIEIRGAARDRIGRSFAAASGEKKDARKHVEKTHRASLLLAVVVSVKKSKVPAWEQEAVASGVAHLLSLLLDEAGWGVFWRTGSYTRAKAVRKAHRLEKGEELLGWLYVGRPDGKIGGPKRPTPAERHLSILEP; from the coding sequence GTGACCGTGACCGCGACCCCCGTGCTCGAGGCCGTGCTGGCCCGGCGCTCCCGCTCGAAGGTGACCGCGGAGGCGCCGGGGCACGAGGAGATCGCGGCGTACGTCTCGGCCGCCTCGCGGCTCGCCGACCACAGCTCGCTGCGGCCGTGGCGGGTCATCGAGATCCGCGGGGCGGCGCGCGACCGCATCGGCCGCAGCTTCGCGGCCGCGTCCGGAGAGAAGAAGGACGCGCGCAAGCACGTCGAGAAGACGCACCGCGCCTCCCTCCTCCTGGCGGTCGTCGTCAGCGTGAAGAAGTCGAAGGTGCCGGCCTGGGAGCAGGAGGCGGTCGCCTCGGGCGTCGCGCACCTGCTCAGCCTGCTGCTCGACGAGGCGGGCTGGGGCGTCTTCTGGCGCACCGGCTCCTACACCCGCGCCAAGGCGGTGCGGAAGGCGCACCGCCTGGAGAAGGGCGAGGAGCTCCTCGGCTGGCTCTACGTCGGTCGGCCCGACGGCAAGATCGGCGGACCGAAGCGGCCCACCCCGGCCGAGCGGCACCTGAGCATCCTCGAGCCGTGA
- the rlmB gene encoding 23S rRNA (guanosine(2251)-2'-O)-methyltransferase RlmB — protein MANKAGRPGAVRKKSRGKAVGSGGQGRQALEGKKPTPKAEDRPYHPAGKAKAARERFVAAGGKGRPGAALTGAARGQGRPAPSRKPKSGDESEMVTGRNSVLEVLRAKIPATTLYLATRIEMDDRVKEALKLATARGIPVLEVMRPELDRLAGPDSVHQGLVLKVPPYEYAHPSDLLQRSVSRGVVPLFVALDGITDPRNLGAIIRSVAAFGGQGVIVPQRRSVGLNSAAWKTSAGAAARVPVAMASNLTAMIKDYKRDGVFVIGLDGDGDTMLPGLELADRPLLVVVGSEGKGLSRLVTEQCDAVVSIPISAATESLNAGIAASVALYEISKLRAASE, from the coding sequence ATGGCGAATAAAGCCGGCCGCCCAGGAGCGGTCCGAAAGAAGAGCAGGGGCAAGGCCGTCGGTTCCGGCGGTCAGGGCCGTCAGGCGCTCGAGGGCAAGAAGCCCACGCCCAAGGCCGAGGACCGGCCGTACCACCCCGCAGGCAAGGCGAAGGCGGCGCGTGAGCGCTTCGTCGCCGCCGGCGGCAAGGGCCGTCCGGGAGCGGCGCTGACCGGCGCGGCTCGCGGCCAGGGCCGTCCGGCTCCGTCGCGCAAGCCCAAGAGCGGCGACGAGTCCGAGATGGTCACCGGGCGCAACTCGGTCCTCGAGGTGCTCCGCGCCAAGATCCCCGCGACGACGCTCTACCTCGCGACGCGCATCGAGATGGACGACCGGGTCAAGGAGGCGCTCAAGCTCGCCACCGCCCGCGGCATCCCCGTCCTCGAGGTCATGCGCCCCGAGCTCGACCGCCTTGCCGGCCCCGACTCGGTGCACCAGGGCCTCGTGCTCAAGGTGCCGCCCTACGAGTACGCGCACCCGAGCGACCTGCTCCAGCGCAGCGTCTCGCGCGGAGTCGTCCCGCTCTTCGTCGCGCTGGACGGCATCACCGACCCCCGCAATCTCGGCGCCATCATCCGCTCCGTCGCCGCCTTCGGCGGGCAGGGCGTCATCGTGCCGCAGCGCCGCTCGGTCGGATTGAACTCCGCCGCGTGGAAGACCTCGGCCGGCGCCGCCGCGCGCGTGCCCGTCGCGATGGCCTCGAACCTCACCGCGATGATCAAGGACTACAAGCGCGACGGCGTCTTCGTCATCGGGCTCGACGGCGACGGCGACACGATGCTCCCGGGCCTCGAGCTCGCCGACCGCCCGCTGCTCGTCGTCGTCGGCAGCGAGGGCAAGGGCCTCTCGCGCCTCGTCACCGAGCAGTGCGACGCCGTCGTCTCCATCCCGATCAGCGCCGCCACCGAGTCGCTCAACGCGGGGATCGCGGCATCGGTCGCGCTCTACGAGATCTCCAAACTCCGCGCCGCCTCCGAGTAG
- a CDS encoding response regulator transcription factor yields MTSILLVEDESALSEPLSYLLEREGYDVTVAEDGLRAVAAFDDGEYDLILLDLMLPGMPGTEVCREIRTRSAIPIIMVTAKDSEVDIVVGLELGADDYVTKPYSTRELLARIRAVLRRRTEDPGEDRIVVAGPVRMDIERHTVEVDGVETPMPLKEFELLEMLLRNAGRVLTRGQLIDRVWGSDYFGDTKTLDVHVKRIRSKIEKTPKEPVLLVTVRGLGYRFDA; encoded by the coding sequence GTGACCAGCATCCTGCTCGTCGAGGACGAGAGCGCCCTCAGCGAGCCGCTCAGCTACCTGCTCGAACGCGAGGGCTACGACGTCACCGTCGCCGAGGACGGCCTCCGCGCCGTCGCCGCCTTCGACGACGGCGAGTACGACCTCATCCTGCTCGACCTCATGCTCCCCGGCATGCCCGGCACCGAGGTCTGCCGGGAGATCCGCACCCGCTCCGCGATCCCGATCATCATGGTCACCGCCAAGGACTCCGAGGTGGACATCGTCGTCGGACTCGAGCTCGGCGCCGACGACTACGTCACCAAGCCCTACTCGACCCGCGAGCTCCTCGCCCGCATCCGCGCCGTCCTCCGCCGCCGCACCGAGGACCCCGGCGAGGACCGCATCGTCGTCGCCGGCCCCGTCCGCATGGACATCGAGCGCCACACCGTCGAGGTCGACGGCGTCGAGACCCCCATGCCGCTCAAGGAGTTCGAACTCCTCGAGATGCTCCTCCGCAACGCCGGCCGCGTCCTCACCCGCGGCCAGCTCATCGACCGCGTCTGGGGCAGCGACTACTTCGGCGACACCAAGACCCTCGACGTCCACGTCAAGCGCATCCGCTCCAAGATCGAGAAGACGCCGAAGGAGCCGGTGCTCCTGGTGACTGTCCGCGGCCTCGGCTACCGCTTCGACGCGTGA
- the cysS gene encoding cysteine--tRNA ligase, with protein MTLRLHDSKAQALVDFVPLRENEVGMYVCGPTVQSSPHIGHLRSALVYDQLRRWLAHRGYRVTLVRNVTDIDDKILAIAEQARRAAGEGEPSEQWWALAYRVELEFTAAYSALGILPPTYEPRATASIAEMVALVQRLIELGHAYPAPDDSGDVYFDTRSWPDYGALTHQRLESMEAATDADPRGKRDPHDFALWKGMKPDEPESASWASPWGRGRPGWHIECSAMSTKYLGTQFDIHGGGLDLRFPHHENELAQSSAAGHAFASYWLHNGLVSVTGQKMSKSLGNSVFASELLDSARPLVVRYYLGSAHYRSTLEFHDGALEEAEAALERIEGFLDRSRRRLEGTRFAAVGEPVVPDEFAEAMDDDLSVPQAIGVLHETVRAGNAALDAEDLGTVSALRTQVLAMASVLGIDPEAPEWARSDDEPTYRALTVLVDRLVAERQTAREQRDWAAADRIRTDLAAAGITIEDTQTGAHWSLDGE; from the coding sequence GTGACTCTGCGACTCCACGACTCGAAGGCCCAGGCCCTCGTCGATTTCGTCCCCCTCCGTGAGAACGAGGTCGGGATGTACGTCTGCGGACCCACCGTCCAGTCGTCGCCGCACATCGGGCACCTGCGCTCCGCCCTGGTCTACGACCAGCTCCGCCGCTGGCTCGCCCACCGCGGCTACCGGGTCACCCTCGTCCGCAACGTGACCGACATCGACGACAAGATCCTCGCGATCGCCGAGCAGGCGCGCCGTGCCGCCGGCGAGGGCGAGCCCTCGGAGCAGTGGTGGGCGCTCGCCTACCGCGTCGAGCTCGAGTTCACGGCCGCCTACTCCGCGCTCGGCATCCTGCCGCCCACCTACGAGCCGCGCGCCACGGCGAGCATCGCCGAGATGGTCGCGCTCGTGCAGCGCCTGATCGAGCTCGGCCACGCCTACCCCGCTCCGGACGACTCCGGCGACGTCTACTTCGACACCCGCTCCTGGCCCGACTACGGCGCGCTCACGCACCAGCGCCTGGAGAGCATGGAGGCGGCGACCGACGCCGACCCGCGCGGCAAGCGCGACCCGCACGACTTCGCCCTGTGGAAGGGCATGAAGCCCGACGAGCCCGAGTCCGCCTCCTGGGCCTCGCCCTGGGGGAGGGGCCGGCCCGGCTGGCACATCGAGTGCTCCGCGATGTCGACGAAGTACCTCGGCACGCAGTTCGACATCCACGGCGGCGGGCTCGATCTGCGCTTCCCCCACCACGAGAACGAGCTCGCCCAGTCGAGCGCCGCGGGCCACGCCTTCGCGAGCTACTGGCTGCACAACGGCCTCGTGTCGGTGACCGGCCAGAAGATGAGCAAGTCGCTCGGCAACTCCGTCTTCGCCTCCGAGCTCCTCGACTCGGCCCGCCCGCTGGTCGTCCGCTACTACCTCGGCTCGGCCCACTACCGCTCGACGCTCGAGTTCCACGACGGCGCGCTCGAGGAGGCCGAGGCGGCGCTCGAGCGGATCGAGGGCTTCCTCGACCGCTCCCGCCGCCGCCTCGAGGGCACCCGCTTCGCCGCCGTCGGCGAGCCGGTCGTCCCGGACGAGTTCGCCGAGGCGATGGACGACGACCTCTCAGTCCCGCAGGCCATCGGCGTCCTGCACGAGACCGTCCGGGCCGGCAACGCCGCGCTCGACGCGGAGGACCTCGGCACGGTGTCCGCGCTGCGCACCCAGGTCCTCGCCATGGCGTCGGTCCTCGGCATCGACCCGGAGGCCCCCGAGTGGGCGCGCTCCGACGACGAGCCCACCTACCGGGCCCTCACCGTGCTCGTCGACCGCCTGGTCGCCGAGCGCCAGACCGCGCGCGAGCAGCGCGACTGGGCGGCCGCCGACCGCATCCGAACCGATCTCGCTGCTGCGGGAATCACGATCGAAGACACCCAGACGGGTGCGCATTGGAGTCTCGATGGCGAATAA
- the ispD gene encoding 2-C-methyl-D-erythritol 4-phosphate cytidylyltransferase: MHTDTGSTPSAAVVIVAAGSGTRLGRELPKAYVDCAGVTILERSLRTVLTLAEPVQIVVVAPEALLEETVALCRRAAGGSVEVLVTAGGATRQDSVAHGLASLLPGVETVLVHDAARALTPAAQFDRVLAAVRATGGGAIPGLPVTDTIKRIDADAAILDTVDRAQLAAVQTPQGFPRRLLDEAYAAADREYTDDAALLAAHGGGSVVVAGDPLAFKITTPWDLARAEQLLAPPHVAAVPRVGIGTDVHAFDDASPLWLAGLHWPGERGLSGHSDGDPVAHAICDALLAAANLGDIGSRFGTADPRFQDAHGEVFLRATRELVEAAGFTIGNVSVQLIGNRPKFSPRREEAQRLLSALLGAPVSVAATTSDALGFTGRGEGVAATATALVLPGPGSRH; the protein is encoded by the coding sequence TTGCACACCGACACCGGATCGACGCCCAGCGCGGCCGTCGTCATCGTCGCCGCCGGCAGCGGCACCCGCCTCGGCCGCGAGCTCCCGAAGGCCTACGTCGACTGCGCCGGCGTCACCATCCTCGAGCGCAGCCTCCGCACCGTCCTCACCCTCGCCGAGCCGGTCCAGATCGTCGTCGTCGCACCGGAGGCCCTGCTCGAGGAGACCGTCGCGCTCTGCCGCCGCGCCGCGGGTGGATCCGTCGAGGTGCTGGTCACCGCCGGCGGCGCCACCCGGCAGGACTCGGTCGCGCACGGCCTGGCGTCGCTCCTCCCGGGCGTCGAGACCGTCCTCGTCCACGACGCCGCCCGGGCCCTCACCCCCGCCGCGCAGTTCGACCGCGTCCTCGCCGCCGTCCGCGCCACCGGCGGCGGCGCGATCCCCGGGCTGCCCGTCACCGACACGATCAAGCGGATCGACGCCGACGCCGCGATCCTCGACACCGTCGACCGCGCCCAGCTCGCCGCGGTGCAGACCCCGCAGGGCTTCCCGCGCCGCCTGCTCGACGAGGCCTACGCCGCCGCCGACCGCGAGTACACCGACGACGCGGCCCTGCTCGCCGCGCACGGCGGAGGCTCCGTCGTCGTCGCCGGCGACCCGCTCGCCTTCAAGATCACCACCCCCTGGGACCTCGCCCGGGCCGAGCAGCTGCTCGCCCCGCCGCACGTGGCCGCCGTGCCCCGGGTCGGCATCGGCACCGATGTGCACGCCTTCGACGACGCGTCACCGCTCTGGCTCGCCGGACTGCACTGGCCGGGGGAGCGCGGCCTCTCGGGCCACAGCGACGGCGACCCGGTCGCGCACGCGATCTGCGACGCGCTGCTCGCCGCGGCGAACCTCGGCGACATCGGCTCCCGCTTCGGCACCGCCGACCCGCGGTTCCAGGACGCGCACGGCGAGGTGTTCCTCCGCGCCACCCGCGAGCTGGTCGAGGCGGCGGGCTTCACGATCGGCAACGTCTCGGTGCAGCTGATCGGCAACCGCCCGAAGTTCTCCCCGCGGCGGGAGGAGGCGCAGCGGCTGCTCTCCGCCCTCCTCGGCGCCCCCGTCAGCGTCGCGGCGACGACCTCGGACGCTCTCGGCTTCACCGGCCGCGGCGAGGGAGTGGCGGCGACCGCCACCGCGCTCGTCCTCCCCGGTCCCGGATCCCGGCACTGA
- a CDS encoding thioredoxin domain-containing protein has protein sequence MTIGGANDRLSKNQRREAAREKARRLREQQKRRDRVSRFALQGGLALVVVAIVAVVVFAVTSSIRPAGPGPANMASDGVLVTEGLVASTTPAIPADGTPTPSVLDTSGGTVDIRVYLDYLCPYCGQFEQTNGEQIKEWVTSGAATVEIHPIAILTTRSNGTKYSERAANAAACVADTSPDSFFDFNAALFAEQPAEGTDGLSDDQLKQAAADAGVEDTAAVNTCIDDQSFVSWVRAATERATSGPLPGTEVASVSGTPTVLVNGEAYTGSLTDADAFSSFVLSAAADTYSSATPTPAAG, from the coding sequence ATGACCATCGGCGGAGCCAACGACCGTCTCTCGAAGAACCAGCGTCGAGAGGCCGCCCGCGAGAAGGCCCGCCGGCTCCGCGAGCAGCAGAAGCGCCGCGACCGTGTCAGCCGCTTCGCCCTGCAGGGCGGCCTCGCCCTCGTCGTGGTGGCGATCGTCGCGGTCGTCGTCTTCGCCGTCACCTCGAGCATCCGCCCCGCCGGCCCCGGCCCCGCCAACATGGCGAGCGACGGCGTGCTCGTGACCGAGGGCCTCGTCGCCTCGACCACCCCCGCGATCCCGGCCGACGGCACGCCCACCCCGAGCGTGCTGGACACCTCCGGCGGGACCGTCGACATCCGCGTCTACCTCGACTACCTCTGCCCCTACTGCGGCCAGTTCGAGCAGACCAACGGCGAGCAGATCAAGGAGTGGGTGACGAGCGGAGCCGCCACGGTCGAGATCCACCCGATCGCGATCCTCACCACCCGGTCCAACGGCACCAAGTACTCCGAGCGCGCAGCGAACGCCGCCGCCTGCGTCGCCGACACCTCGCCCGACTCCTTCTTCGACTTCAACGCTGCGCTCTTCGCCGAGCAGCCGGCGGAGGGGACCGACGGCCTCTCGGACGACCAGCTCAAGCAGGCCGCCGCCGACGCCGGGGTCGAGGACACCGCCGCGGTGAACACCTGCATCGACGACCAGTCGTTCGTCAGCTGGGTGCGCGCGGCGACCGAGCGCGCGACGTCGGGCCCGCTGCCCGGCACCGAGGTCGCGTCCGTCTCGGGCACGCCGACTGTGCTCGTGAACGGCGAGGCCTACACCGGTTCGCTGACGGACGCCGACGCCTTCAGCTCGTTCGTGCTGTCCGCCGCGGCCGACACCTACTCCTCGGCCACGCCGACGCCCGCCGCGGGCTAG
- the msrB gene encoding peptide-methionine (R)-S-oxide reductase MsrB has product MSSYSVNKTDAEWREELDREQYSVLRQAATERPWTGELLDEHREGLYTCAACHAELFKSGTKFDSGCGWPSFYESIRPDAVQLIEDSTLGMVRTEVRCANCGSHLGHVFPDGFGTPTGDRYCMNSIAMNFTTEGE; this is encoded by the coding sequence ATGTCGTCGTATTCCGTGAACAAGACCGACGCCGAGTGGCGCGAGGAGCTCGACCGCGAGCAGTACTCGGTGCTGCGCCAGGCCGCCACCGAGCGCCCGTGGACCGGCGAGCTGCTCGACGAGCACCGCGAGGGGCTCTACACCTGCGCCGCGTGTCACGCGGAGCTGTTCAAGAGCGGCACCAAGTTCGACTCCGGCTGCGGCTGGCCGAGCTTCTACGAGTCCATCCGCCCCGACGCGGTCCAGCTGATCGAGGACAGCACCCTCGGCATGGTCCGCACCGAGGTCCGCTGCGCCAACTGCGGCTCGCACCTGGGCCACGTCTTCCCCGACGGCTTCGGCACGCCGACCGGAGACCGGTACTGCATGAACTCGATCGCGATGAACTTCACGACCGAGGGCGAGTGA
- a CDS encoding DUF4032 domain-containing protein: protein MSGSLNITSATVDPALLDLPWNLRLNDWPDEYIAALPKGISRHTVRFAHLSGHVVAVKETTAEMSRREYEMLKTLQRLDVPCVVPGAVITNRSDDEGDELPAVLVTRHLKFSLPYRALFSQTLRPDTATRLVDALALLLVRLHVIGFFWGDVSLSNTLFRRDAGAFAAYLVDAETGQLYSGGLSNGQRENDLEIARVNIAGELLDLEAGGRVDDDLDPITVSDGIVAAYRSLWKELTGAESFSTSERWRINDRVNRLNELGFDIEELAIKTDEAGSTVRIQPKVVDAGHHQRRLLRLTGLDAQENQARRLLNDLDSYTATYGKQGLDEEMVAHEWLAQVFEPVIRSIPRDLKGRLEPAEMFHQLLEHRWFMSQQQARDVPLAEAVTAYVNDILRHRRDEATIIAPPTEAITLPNLVIDSAGDAELTEEDADVDWMKNV from the coding sequence ATGTCCGGCTCCCTGAACATCACCTCGGCCACGGTCGACCCCGCCCTGCTCGATCTGCCGTGGAACCTGCGGCTGAACGACTGGCCCGACGAGTACATCGCCGCGCTGCCCAAGGGCATCTCGCGGCACACCGTCCGCTTCGCGCACCTCTCCGGCCACGTCGTCGCCGTGAAGGAGACGACCGCGGAGATGTCGCGCCGCGAGTACGAGATGCTGAAGACGCTGCAGCGCCTCGACGTCCCGTGCGTCGTGCCGGGTGCCGTGATCACCAACCGCAGCGACGACGAGGGCGACGAGCTGCCGGCGGTGCTGGTCACCCGACACCTCAAGTTCTCCCTGCCCTATCGCGCGCTGTTCTCGCAGACCCTGCGGCCGGACACGGCGACCCGCCTCGTCGACGCGCTGGCGCTGCTGCTCGTGCGGCTGCACGTGATCGGCTTCTTCTGGGGCGACGTGTCGCTCTCGAACACGCTGTTCCGCCGCGACGCGGGCGCCTTCGCCGCCTACCTCGTCGACGCCGAGACAGGCCAGCTCTACTCCGGCGGACTCTCGAACGGGCAGCGCGAGAACGACCTCGAGATCGCTCGGGTGAACATCGCCGGCGAGCTGCTCGACCTCGAGGCGGGCGGGCGCGTCGACGACGACCTCGACCCGATCACGGTGTCGGACGGCATCGTCGCCGCCTATCGCAGCCTCTGGAAGGAGCTGACCGGGGCGGAGTCGTTCTCGACCTCCGAGCGCTGGCGCATCAACGACCGCGTCAACCGGCTCAACGAGCTCGGCTTCGACATCGAGGAGCTCGCGATCAAGACCGACGAGGCGGGCTCGACGGTGCGGATCCAGCCGAAGGTCGTCGACGCGGGACACCACCAGCGCCGACTGCTGCGCCTGACGGGGCTCGACGCGCAGGAGAACCAGGCGCGACGACTGCTCAACGACCTCGACTCCTACACGGCCACCTACGGCAAGCAGGGGCTCGACGAGGAGATGGTCGCGCACGAGTGGCTCGCGCAGGTCTTCGAGCCGGTGATCCGCTCGATCCCGCGCGACCTAAAGGGGCGGCTCGAGCCGGCGGAGATGTTCCACCAGCTGCTCGAGCACCGCTGGTTCATGTCGCAGCAGCAGGCGCGCGACGTGCCGCTGGCCGAGGCGGTCACGGCGTACGTCAACGACATCCTGCGCCACCGCCGCGACGAGGCGACGATCATCGCACCGCCGACCGAGGCGATCACGCTGCCGAACCTGGTCATCGACAGCGCGGGCGACGCCGAGCTGACCGAGGAGGACGCGGACGTGGACTGGATGAAGAACGTCTGA
- a CDS encoding DUF3263 domain-containing protein: MSGTTDVGRTSGAALSDRDRRILDFEREWTARTGEKEDAIRERFGLSVARYYQVLSAVLASPAALAHDPMLVTRLQRIRDGRAGARAARRLGRPE; this comes from the coding sequence ATGAGCGGAACCACGGACGTCGGGCGGACCTCGGGCGCTGCCCTGTCCGATCGCGACCGGCGCATCCTCGACTTCGAGCGCGAGTGGACCGCGCGCACGGGGGAGAAGGAGGACGCGATCCGCGAGCGGTTCGGCCTCTCGGTCGCCCGCTACTATCAGGTGCTCAGCGCGGTTCTGGCCTCCCCGGCCGCCCTCGCGCACGACCCGATGCTCGTCACGCGGCTGCAGCGCATCCGCGACGGGCGCGCCGGCGCCCGCGCCGCGCGCCGCCTCGGGCGCCCCGAGTAG